In one Janibacter cremeus genomic region, the following are encoded:
- a CDS encoding agmatine deiminase family protein, whose product MGRPTTRWHMPAEWYTHEQTWMAWPSHGYTLGDTEEEAEVARRTWAAVARAIATFEPVTLVVQPRDIHLCREYLRNDTAHPIDIVLADLDDAWMRDIGPTFVLDPEGGLGGVDWIFNGWGAQSWASWEHDARIAGHVADAAGAHHLPSSIVNEGGGLHVDGEGTVLLTETVQLDPGRNPGATRADIEAEVGPLLGVDTFIWLPRGLTRDYDEFGTRGHVDIVATFTAPGRVLLHWQEDESHPDHAVCREVEQVLLAATDSAGRSLEVTRVPAPRTLTDDEGPVDWSYVNHLVCNGGVVACVFDDPNDERALQVLREVYPGREVVGVDARPLFDRGGGIHCITQQEPLSA is encoded by the coding sequence ATGGGGCGCCCGACGACCCGGTGGCACATGCCCGCCGAGTGGTACACGCACGAGCAGACGTGGATGGCCTGGCCGAGCCACGGCTACACCCTCGGGGACACCGAGGAGGAGGCGGAGGTGGCACGACGCACCTGGGCGGCCGTCGCCCGCGCGATCGCCACCTTCGAGCCGGTGACGCTCGTCGTCCAGCCGCGGGACATCCACCTGTGCCGCGAGTACCTCCGCAACGACACCGCCCACCCGATCGACATCGTCCTCGCCGACCTCGACGACGCGTGGATGCGCGACATCGGCCCGACCTTCGTCCTCGACCCCGAGGGCGGGCTCGGCGGCGTCGACTGGATCTTCAACGGGTGGGGCGCGCAGTCCTGGGCCAGCTGGGAGCACGACGCCCGGATCGCCGGGCACGTGGCCGACGCCGCGGGAGCCCACCACCTCCCTTCGTCCATCGTCAACGAGGGCGGCGGGCTGCACGTCGACGGCGAGGGGACGGTCCTGCTCACCGAGACCGTCCAGCTCGACCCCGGCCGCAACCCCGGTGCGACGCGGGCGGACATCGAGGCGGAGGTCGGCCCGCTCCTGGGGGTCGATACCTTCATCTGGCTCCCGCGCGGGCTGACGCGCGACTACGACGAGTTCGGTACCCGCGGGCACGTCGACATCGTCGCGACCTTCACCGCGCCGGGGCGCGTCCTGCTGCACTGGCAGGAGGACGAGTCGCACCCCGACCACGCGGTCTGCCGCGAGGTCGAGCAGGTGCTGCTCGCCGCGACCGACTCGGCCGGTCGTTCGCTCGAGGTCACCCGCGTCCCCGCGCCCCGGACGCTGACCGACGACGAGGGCCCCGTCGACTGGTCCTACGTGAACCACCTCGTGTGCAACGGCGGCGTCGTGGCGTGCGTCTTCGACGACCCGAACGACGAGCGCGCGCTGCAGGTCCTGCGCGAGGTCTACCCCGGACGCGAGGTCGTGGGCGTCGACGCCCGCCCCCTCTTCGACCGTGGTGGGGGCATCCACTGCATCACCCAGCAGGAGCCGTTGTCCGCGTGA
- a CDS encoding ABC transporter ATP-binding protein produces the protein MSGSRAPASHPDPREDGRRAEVLLRARGLTKTFGDFTAVDGIDVEVVRGESFGFLGPNGAGKSSTMKMVAATSPPSSGDLRIFGLDPLVDGPAIRARLGNCPQQDNLDEEITVEENLHVYGRYFGLSRKVIRERTDELLDFAQLTERRKDTVEPLSGGMKRRLTIARSLVNNPEILLLDEPTTGLDPQARHVLWDRLFRLKRRGVTLIITTHYMDEAEQLCDRLVVMDHGRIVAEGSPRSLIRAHATREVLELRLPLAEPADHTDAVHLVEGIGERVEALPDRLLLYTDHGDGALEAVHARGIDPISSIVRRSTLEDVFLHLTGRTLVD, from the coding sequence GTGAGTGGTTCCCGGGCTCCTGCGTCGCACCCCGACCCGCGGGAGGACGGCCGTCGGGCCGAGGTGCTCCTGCGGGCCCGGGGCCTGACCAAGACCTTCGGCGACTTCACCGCCGTCGACGGCATCGACGTCGAGGTCGTCCGGGGGGAGTCCTTCGGCTTCCTCGGGCCCAACGGCGCCGGCAAGTCCTCGACGATGAAGATGGTCGCCGCGACCTCTCCGCCGAGCAGCGGTGACCTGCGGATCTTCGGCCTCGACCCGCTCGTCGACGGGCCGGCCATCCGGGCCCGCCTGGGCAACTGCCCCCAGCAGGACAACCTCGACGAGGAGATCACCGTCGAGGAGAACCTCCACGTGTACGGGCGCTACTTCGGCCTGTCCCGCAAGGTCATCCGCGAGCGCACCGACGAGCTGCTCGACTTCGCCCAGCTGACCGAGCGCCGCAAGGACACCGTCGAGCCGCTCTCGGGCGGCATGAAGCGCCGCCTGACCATCGCCCGCAGCCTGGTCAACAACCCCGAGATCCTCCTGCTGGACGAGCCCACGACGGGTCTCGACCCGCAGGCGCGGCACGTGCTGTGGGACCGCCTCTTCCGCCTCAAGCGCCGCGGCGTGACGCTGATCATCACCACGCACTACATGGACGAGGCCGAGCAGCTGTGCGACCGGCTCGTCGTCATGGACCACGGCCGGATCGTCGCCGAGGGGTCGCCCCGCTCGCTCATCCGGGCCCACGCCACCCGGGAGGTCCTCGAGCTGCGCCTGCCCCTGGCCGAGCCGGCGGACCACACCGACGCGGTGCACCTCGTCGAGGGCATCGGCGAGCGGGTCGAGGCGCTGCCCGACCGCCTCCTGCTCTACACCGACCACGGCGACGGCGCGCTCGAGGCGGTCCACGCCCGGGGCATCGACCCGATCAGCTCCATCGTGCGCCGCTCGACGCTCGAGGACGTCTTCCTCCACCTCACCGGACGCACGCTGGTCGACTGA
- a CDS encoding DUF3046 domain-containing protein, with translation MRLSRFWTLMTDEFGQAYADTLARGHVVQALGDRTAAAALDAGVPPRTVWEHLCEDLGIPEDRRLGVDREPVPVPPEIALERPE, from the coding sequence GTGCGTTTGAGTCGCTTCTGGACCCTCATGACGGACGAGTTCGGTCAGGCCTATGCCGACACGCTCGCCCGGGGCCACGTCGTGCAGGCGCTCGGGGACCGCACCGCGGCCGCCGCGCTCGACGCGGGGGTCCCGCCGCGCACGGTCTGGGAGCACCTGTGCGAGGACCTCGGGATCCCTGAGGACCGGCGCCTGGGCGTCGACCGGGAGCCGGTGCCGGTGCCGCCCGAGATCGCCCTCGAGCGGCCCGAGTGA
- a CDS encoding acetyl-CoA hydrolase/transferase family protein codes for MQTVDTPALATAFRALPATPRVVVSGNHSVPWEAVRVLDEHVQSYVLNVLNGPPGLPDREGVVLETSFVGPGQRRRPGLSYVPSRLSLVPVLFRERLPVDAVVLHCAPPREGYLSLGLEVNILPAALEACRARGGLVVAVVNNRMPYTHGDALVPLEDVDLAVECDEPLPSPGAPPPLGEDAQTIGRSVAARVPDGATLQMGIGAVPDAALAALTEHRGLRLWTEMFSDGVLALDAAGALDPEHPLTTSFLFGSPELYAWVDDNPRVRMARTEHTNDPGLIAEQRLMTSINTALEVDLFGQANASRIGARIHSGFGGQTDFIVGALHSPGGQAILALRSWHPRADLSTIVPLVDEPVTSFQASAIVTEQGTAPLFGSTEREQARALIEEAAHPRVRDELWEEAVALGLA; via the coding sequence GTGCAGACCGTCGACACTCCCGCCCTCGCCACCGCCTTCCGCGCCCTGCCCGCGACGCCCCGGGTCGTCGTCTCCGGCAACCACAGCGTGCCGTGGGAGGCCGTGCGCGTGCTCGACGAGCACGTGCAGTCCTACGTCCTCAACGTGCTCAACGGGCCCCCCGGCCTGCCCGACCGCGAGGGAGTCGTCCTCGAGACGAGCTTCGTCGGGCCCGGCCAGCGTCGACGGCCGGGCCTGAGCTACGTGCCCAGCCGCCTGTCCCTGGTCCCGGTCCTCTTCCGCGAGCGCCTGCCGGTCGACGCGGTCGTCCTGCACTGTGCACCGCCGCGCGAGGGGTACCTCTCCCTCGGTCTGGAGGTCAACATCCTGCCCGCGGCGCTCGAGGCCTGCCGCGCCCGTGGCGGTCTCGTCGTGGCCGTCGTCAACAACCGCATGCCGTACACGCACGGGGACGCCCTGGTGCCGCTCGAGGACGTCGACCTGGCCGTCGAGTGCGACGAGCCGCTCCCCTCCCCGGGTGCCCCGCCACCCCTTGGCGAGGACGCGCAGACCATCGGGCGCAGTGTCGCCGCGAGGGTCCCCGACGGCGCCACCCTGCAGATGGGGATCGGGGCCGTCCCGGACGCCGCCCTGGCCGCCTTGACGGAGCACCGCGGGCTGCGCCTGTGGACCGAGATGTTCTCCGACGGGGTGCTCGCCCTCGACGCGGCCGGCGCCCTGGACCCCGAGCATCCCTTGACCACGTCCTTCCTCTTCGGGTCGCCGGAGCTCTACGCCTGGGTCGACGACAACCCTCGCGTCAGGATGGCCCGGACCGAGCACACGAACGATCCGGGGCTCATCGCCGAGCAGCGCCTGATGACCTCGATCAACACGGCGCTGGAGGTCGACCTCTTCGGGCAGGCCAACGCCTCGCGCATCGGTGCCCGCATCCACAGCGGATTCGGGGGCCAGACGGACTTCATCGTCGGCGCCCTGCACTCCCCCGGGGGCCAGGCGATCCTGGCCCTGCGCTCCTGGCACCCCCGCGCCGACCTCTCCACGATCGTGCCGCTCGTCGACGAGCCGGTGACCTCGTTCCAGGCCAGTGCCATCGTGACCGAGCAGGGCACCGCCCCGCTCTTCGGGTCGACCGAGCGGGAGCAGGCGCGCGCGCTCATCGAGGAGGCGGCCCACCCCCGCGTCCGGGACGAGCTGTGGGAGGAGGCCGTGGCCCTGGGCCTGGCCTGA
- a CDS encoding ABC transporter permease: MALPSSAAPPTDARHLHGVRSPLRPTERIGAVAAYFLVVYRRTWQGSLFSRFVSPLLFLLAMGLGLGSLVDASSGGVDGVPYLAFVAPGMVAVQAMMTAVSESTYPVYGLFTWNRMYHSMLATPLRVSDLLLGHLTVVAAQGTVAAAAFVLVAALFGSFSSAWVVLAVPIGLLVTLAFAVPLFGFTARAKGDSSFNVVYRLVITPLMLFSGVFFPVDRLPFVLEVLAWLTPLWHGVELIRGAATGGLAVLDLVHLVVLLLFIGVGWVYAHAGMTRRLVS; the protein is encoded by the coding sequence ATGGCCCTCCCTTCGTCCGCGGCACCACCGACCGACGCACGGCACCTGCACGGGGTGCGCAGCCCCCTTCGCCCGACCGAGCGGATCGGGGCCGTCGCGGCGTACTTCCTCGTGGTCTACCGACGCACGTGGCAGGGCTCGCTGTTCAGCCGCTTCGTCTCCCCGCTGCTCTTCCTGCTCGCGATGGGGCTCGGACTGGGCTCCCTGGTCGACGCGTCGTCCGGCGGGGTCGACGGCGTCCCGTACCTGGCCTTCGTCGCCCCGGGCATGGTGGCCGTCCAGGCGATGATGACCGCCGTCAGCGAGTCCACCTACCCGGTGTACGGCCTCTTCACGTGGAACCGGATGTACCACTCGATGCTCGCCACGCCCCTGCGCGTCAGCGACCTGCTGCTCGGTCACCTCACGGTCGTCGCCGCCCAGGGGACCGTCGCCGCAGCCGCCTTCGTCCTGGTGGCCGCGCTCTTCGGCAGCTTCTCCTCGGCCTGGGTGGTGCTCGCCGTCCCGATCGGGCTGCTCGTGACGCTCGCCTTCGCCGTCCCCCTCTTCGGGTTCACCGCCCGGGCGAAGGGGGACTCCTCCTTCAACGTCGTCTACCGGTTGGTCATCACCCCGCTGATGCTCTTCTCCGGGGTCTTCTTCCCCGTCGACCGGCTGCCGTTCGTCCTCGAGGTCCTCGCCTGGCTCACTCCGCTGTGGCACGGCGTGGAGCTGATTCGGGGCGCCGCCACGGGCGGTCTCGCCGTCCTCGACCTCGTGCACCTGGTGGTGCTGCTGCTCTTCATCGGCGTCGGCTGGGTGTACGCCCACGCGGGGATGACGCGGAGGTTGGTGTCGTGA
- the thpR gene encoding RNA 2',3'-cyclic phosphodiesterase has translation MPQRMFVAVVPPQAVLEELADFLAPREGMPWIDPSQWHLTLAFMPSVPDAREDELVEHLDSAAARVAPFDVQLGGAGCFPDPTRAKVLWLGVDAAAEEPLARLATGARAAANVSGATPDGKAFVPHLSLARLKRPIEATKWLRVLDTFRSSPWRVREIELVASHLGEGPRRRPRHETVARPALSGE, from the coding sequence GTGCCACAGCGGATGTTCGTCGCGGTCGTGCCGCCGCAGGCCGTGCTCGAGGAGCTGGCCGACTTCCTGGCGCCCCGGGAGGGGATGCCGTGGATCGATCCCTCGCAGTGGCACCTGACGCTGGCCTTCATGCCCTCGGTGCCCGATGCCCGGGAGGACGAGCTCGTCGAGCACCTCGACTCGGCGGCGGCGCGGGTCGCCCCCTTCGACGTGCAGCTCGGGGGAGCCGGGTGCTTCCCCGACCCGACCCGGGCGAAGGTGCTGTGGCTCGGGGTCGACGCCGCGGCGGAGGAGCCGCTCGCGAGGCTGGCGACCGGGGCGAGGGCCGCTGCGAACGTCTCCGGGGCGACGCCGGACGGCAAGGCCTTCGTGCCGCACCTGTCCCTGGCCCGGCTCAAGAGGCCGATCGAGGCGACGAAGTGGTTGCGGGTGCTGGACACCTTCCGCTCCTCGCCGTGGCGGGTGCGCGAGATCGAGCTCGTCGCCTCCCACCTGGGGGAGGGGCCACGGCGTCGGCCACGTCACGAGACGGTCGCCCGGCCGGCCCTGTCGGGGGAGTGA
- the recA gene encoding recombinase RecA: MAEVTTIDSKLHEQKLKSLDSVMGQIEKAHGKGAVMRLGDDVRPPIATIPTGSISLDVALGIGGLPRGRVVEIYGPESSGKTTVALHAVANAQKAGGIAAFIDAEHALDPEYAKKLGVDTDALLVSQPDTGEQALEIADMLIRSGALDIIVVDSVAALVPRAEIEGEMGDSHVGLQARLMSQALRKITGALSTSGTTAIFINQLREKIGVMFGSPETTTGGKALKFYASVRLDVRRIETLKDGTDPVGNRTRCKVVKNKVSPPFKQAEFDILYGQGISREGGLIDMGVEHGFVRKAGAWYTYEGDQLGQGKENARKFLKDNPQLSDEIELKIKNKLGIGVAPVEDEAKEPAEVPVDF, from the coding sequence ATGGCTGAGGTCACGACCATCGACAGCAAGCTCCACGAGCAGAAGCTCAAGTCCCTCGACAGCGTCATGGGGCAGATCGAGAAGGCACACGGCAAGGGCGCGGTCATGCGCCTCGGCGATGACGTGCGCCCTCCGATCGCGACCATCCCGACGGGGTCGATCTCCCTCGACGTCGCCCTCGGCATCGGCGGCCTGCCCCGCGGTCGTGTCGTCGAGATCTACGGTCCCGAGTCCTCCGGCAAGACGACCGTGGCCCTGCACGCCGTGGCCAACGCGCAGAAGGCCGGCGGCATCGCGGCCTTCATCGACGCCGAGCACGCGCTCGACCCCGAGTACGCGAAGAAGCTCGGTGTCGACACCGACGCCCTCCTGGTCAGCCAGCCGGACACCGGTGAGCAGGCCCTGGAGATCGCCGACATGCTGATCCGCTCCGGTGCGCTCGACATCATCGTCGTCGACTCCGTCGCCGCGCTCGTGCCCCGTGCCGAGATCGAGGGCGAGATGGGTGACAGCCACGTCGGTCTGCAGGCCCGCCTGATGAGCCAGGCGCTGCGCAAGATCACCGGTGCGCTCAGCACGTCCGGGACGACGGCCATCTTCATCAACCAGCTCCGCGAGAAGATCGGCGTGATGTTCGGCTCACCCGAGACGACCACGGGTGGCAAGGCGCTGAAGTTCTACGCCTCGGTGCGCCTGGACGTCCGGCGCATCGAGACCCTCAAGGACGGGACCGACCCGGTCGGCAACCGCACCCGGTGCAAGGTCGTGAAGAACAAGGTCTCGCCGCCGTTCAAGCAGGCCGAGTTCGACATCCTCTACGGCCAGGGCATCTCCCGTGAGGGCGGCCTGATCGACATGGGCGTCGAGCACGGCTTCGTCCGCAAGGCCGGCGCCTGGTACACCTACGAGGGCGACCAGCTGGGTCAGGGCAAGGAGAACGCGCGCAAGTTCCTCAAGGACAACCCGCAGCTCTCCGACGAGATCGAGCTGAAGATCAAGAACAAGCTCGGTATCGGTGTCGCCCCCGTCGAGGACGAGGCCAAGGAGCCGGCCGAGGTCCCCGTCGACTTCTGA
- a CDS encoding transglutaminase family protein, whose amino-acid sequence MSSRRYRIVHHTTMRYEGEVSTSHNELRMTPVDEPGQVALEARIRVRPLTWSNVYEDHWGTQVMAMEAQSPHDVLEIEAISLVERSDVAEEASDAGGWEVVRSADTQDRLSEFLAQTPRTAPPAEVAELAAQVADEATPRAAALALADRVYQALTYEPGITGWQSTAAEVWEQRRGVCQDFAHITLGGLRSIGIPSRYVSGYVTDEAGEIPRGTSVVARNHAWVEFWDGAWRPIDPTNPGSVGLNHVILGRGRDYDDVSPFRGMFVGPPLEELDLEITYTRLG is encoded by the coding sequence ATGAGCAGCAGGCGCTACCGCATCGTCCACCACACGACGATGCGCTACGAGGGCGAGGTCTCCACCTCGCACAACGAGCTGCGCATGACCCCGGTCGACGAGCCGGGCCAGGTGGCCCTCGAGGCGCGCATCCGCGTGCGCCCCCTCACGTGGAGCAATGTCTACGAGGACCACTGGGGCACCCAGGTCATGGCCATGGAGGCCCAGTCCCCGCACGACGTCCTCGAGATCGAGGCCATCAGCCTCGTCGAGCGCTCGGACGTCGCGGAGGAGGCGTCGGACGCCGGCGGCTGGGAGGTGGTGCGCTCCGCGGACACCCAGGACCGGCTCAGCGAGTTCCTGGCACAGACCCCGCGCACCGCGCCTCCCGCAGAGGTGGCCGAGCTCGCCGCGCAGGTCGCCGACGAGGCCACGCCGCGAGCGGCGGCCCTGGCCTTGGCCGATCGGGTGTACCAGGCCCTCACCTACGAGCCGGGCATCACCGGCTGGCAGTCGACGGCGGCCGAGGTGTGGGAGCAGCGGCGTGGTGTCTGCCAGGACTTCGCGCACATCACCCTCGGTGGACTGCGCTCGATCGGTATCCCGTCCCGCTACGTCAGCGGCTACGTCACCGACGAGGCCGGGGAGATCCCGCGGGGGACGAGCGTCGTCGCCCGCAACCATGCGTGGGTCGAGTTCTGGGACGGCGCCTGGCGCCCGATCGACCCGACCAACCCGGGCTCGGTGGGGCTCAACCACGTGATCCTCGGCCGGGGCCGGGACTACGACGACGTCTCGCCCTTCCGCGGCATGTTCGTCGGGCCGCCGCTGGAGGAGCTCGACCTCGAGATCACCTACACGCGCCTGGGCTGA
- a CDS encoding ABC transporter permease, producing MTSLSPGVLTPGLAMWRSVVERNVVSFRRQWAAFVTGFAEPVFYLFSLGIGVGSLVPFVVTDGGSTVTYAAFVAPAMLAASAMNGAVMDSTFNVFFKLKYAKIYDAMLATPLGPRDIAVGEVVWSLIRGGVYALVFYLVALAVGVVDSWWSVLAVPAAVFIGLAFSAVGMFATTFMRSWVDFDWVVLVIQPLFLLSATFFPLGTYPGWAQPLVMATPLYHGVALERGLMLGEVGWGLLWHVAYLLVLGVVGIRATSRRIETLLRA from the coding sequence GTGACCTCCCTGTCTCCCGGCGTGCTGACCCCGGGCCTGGCGATGTGGCGCTCGGTCGTCGAGCGCAACGTCGTCAGCTTCCGGCGGCAGTGGGCGGCCTTCGTCACCGGCTTCGCCGAGCCGGTCTTCTACCTCTTCTCGCTCGGCATCGGGGTCGGCTCGCTCGTCCCCTTCGTCGTGACCGACGGCGGGTCGACGGTCACCTACGCGGCCTTCGTCGCCCCGGCCATGCTCGCCGCGTCCGCGATGAACGGCGCGGTCATGGACTCGACGTTCAACGTCTTCTTCAAGCTGAAGTACGCCAAGATCTACGACGCCATGCTGGCGACGCCGCTCGGTCCCCGCGACATCGCCGTGGGCGAGGTGGTCTGGTCGCTCATCCGGGGCGGGGTCTACGCGCTCGTCTTCTACCTCGTGGCCCTGGCCGTCGGTGTGGTCGACTCGTGGTGGTCGGTGCTCGCGGTCCCGGCGGCGGTCTTCATCGGGCTCGCCTTCTCCGCCGTCGGCATGTTCGCGACGACCTTCATGCGCTCGTGGGTGGACTTCGACTGGGTCGTGCTCGTCATCCAGCCGCTCTTCCTGCTCTCGGCGACCTTCTTCCCGCTGGGGACCTACCCGGGCTGGGCGCAGCCGCTCGTCATGGCCACGCCGCTGTACCACGGGGTCGCGCTCGAGCGCGGGCTCATGCTCGGCGAGGTCGGCTGGGGGCTGCTGTGGCACGTCGCCTACCTGCTCGTCCTCGGTGTGGTCGGGATCCGGGCGACCTCCCGACGGATCGAGACCCTGCTGCGGGCCTGA
- a CDS encoding alpha-E domain-containing protein, translated as MLSRIADALFWIGRYVERADGTARIVDTLRLQLLDDPATDEQTACTMVLRGIMGYDDVGEVDYTGTSRMLVFDATNPNAISGSWHSARENARRARETVSTEMWETVNTTYHRWNVFTPGRATQHHLGWVRERAALVGGLADTTMSHDDAWDFLVLGRALERADMTARLVATGASDFGPGWGSVLASCGAQQAMLRTMRGVVTDRTAAAFLTLDRRFPRSVIAALKEAEDRLIVLSPDKDRVGFSDEARRILGHIRTSLEFSNPEVVLRDLPERMQEVQEAVMAASDAVGARYFMSAPVQEWTGEIV; from the coding sequence ATGCTCAGCCGGATCGCCGATGCCCTCTTCTGGATCGGCCGCTACGTCGAGCGGGCCGACGGCACCGCTCGCATCGTCGACACGCTGCGCCTGCAGCTCCTCGACGATCCCGCGACCGACGAGCAGACGGCCTGCACGATGGTGCTGCGCGGGATCATGGGGTACGACGACGTCGGCGAGGTCGACTACACCGGCACCAGCCGGATGCTCGTCTTCGACGCGACCAACCCCAACGCGATCTCCGGGTCGTGGCACTCGGCCAGGGAGAACGCCCGCCGGGCCCGCGAGACGGTGTCCACGGAGATGTGGGAGACGGTCAACACGACCTACCACCGGTGGAACGTCTTCACGCCGGGCCGGGCGACCCAGCACCACCTCGGGTGGGTGCGCGAGCGGGCGGCGCTCGTCGGAGGCCTCGCGGACACGACGATGAGCCACGACGACGCCTGGGACTTCCTCGTCCTCGGTCGGGCGCTCGAGCGGGCGGACATGACCGCACGGCTGGTCGCCACGGGTGCGAGCGACTTCGGTCCGGGCTGGGGATCGGTGCTGGCCAGCTGCGGTGCGCAGCAGGCGATGTTGCGCACGATGCGTGGGGTCGTCACCGACCGCACGGCTGCGGCCTTCCTCACCCTCGACCGACGCTTCCCACGCTCGGTCATCGCGGCGCTGAAGGAGGCCGAGGACCGGTTGATCGTCCTCTCCCCGGACAAGGACCGGGTCGGCTTCTCCGACGAGGCCCGCCGCATCCTCGGGCACATCCGCACCTCCCTCGAGTTCAGCAACCCGGAGGTCGTCCTGCGCGACCTGCCGGAGCGGATGCAGGAGGTCCAGGAGGCCGTCATGGCGGCATCGGACGCGGTCGGCGCGCGGTACTTCATGTCCGCGCCGGTCCAGGAGTGGACGGGAGAGATCGTATGA
- a CDS encoding amino acid ABC transporter permease, which yields MSTVLFDTPGPRALARQRIYTVITAVVLGALLAAALWQLWTKEMITPDQWVAFTEPRILVALLEELVVATLAGAAVAIVLAVAFGAVFAAGRLADPAWIRLPCWAVIEFFRAVPLLLMIYVLFYGFGSTLGTFWSLVLALMLYNGSVLAEIFRAGIQAVPKGQSEAAYAIGMTKSQVLVQILAPQALRSMLPAIISQCVVALKDTTLGFAIGASGIVDVGERIYLARVYDNPFAVGIVLAAVFIVINYSLSRLAVYLESRMRQQGTQAVHVNEAEEAQPA from the coding sequence ATGAGTACCGTCCTCTTCGACACTCCCGGCCCGCGCGCCCTCGCCCGACAGCGGATCTACACGGTCATCACAGCCGTGGTCCTGGGCGCTCTGCTGGCCGCGGCACTGTGGCAGCTGTGGACCAAGGAGATGATCACTCCCGACCAGTGGGTGGCCTTCACCGAGCCCCGGATCCTCGTGGCCCTCCTCGAGGAACTGGTCGTCGCTACCCTCGCCGGCGCTGCCGTCGCGATCGTGCTCGCCGTCGCCTTCGGGGCGGTCTTCGCCGCGGGGCGTCTCGCCGACCCGGCGTGGATCCGCCTCCCGTGCTGGGCCGTCATCGAGTTCTTCCGGGCTGTGCCACTCCTTCTGATGATCTACGTTCTGTTCTACGGGTTCGGCAGCACCCTGGGCACCTTCTGGTCGCTCGTCCTCGCCCTCATGCTCTACAACGGGTCGGTCCTCGCGGAGATCTTCCGTGCCGGGATCCAGGCCGTCCCCAAGGGGCAGAGCGAGGCCGCATATGCCATCGGGATGACGAAGTCCCAGGTCTTGGTCCAGATCCTCGCGCCCCAGGCCCTGCGCTCGATGCTGCCGGCCATCATCAGCCAGTGCGTCGTCGCGCTGAAGGACACGACCCTCGGCTTCGCCATCGGTGCATCCGGGATCGTCGACGTCGGGGAGCGGATCTACCTCGCCAGGGTGTACGACAACCCGTTTGCGGTGGGCATCGTGCTCGCCGCGGTCTTCATCGTCATCAACTACAGCCTCTCGAGGCTGGCGGTCTACCTCGAGAGCCGGATGCGTCAACAGGGCACGCAAGCCGTCCACGTGAACGAGGCGGAGGAAGCACAACCGGCCTGA
- a CDS encoding regulatory protein RecX, with protein sequence MSDHDTTETAPRTLEGLRAAVSAIEDGSADAPGEPTPAEVRRPPAAGASKPPAGESPRIPPPDPKATDEDADPYAVARAVVLRLLTGAPKSRSELEKALRRKGCPDDVAAEVLDRYEEVGLVDDEAYAQTFVRSKQAGRGLARRALSHELRKKGVDEELARAVLDEIDPEDERARAHELVEKKLRSMHGLDRAVQTRRLAGMLARKGYGPEVARLVINEALDAQPEHQRD encoded by the coding sequence ATGAGCGATCACGACACCACGGAGACCGCCCCGCGCACGCTCGAGGGCCTGCGCGCGGCGGTCTCCGCCATCGAGGACGGATCCGCTGACGCACCCGGCGAGCCCACGCCGGCTGAGGTGCGCAGGCCGCCCGCGGCCGGAGCCTCGAAGCCCCCCGCAGGCGAGTCGCCGAGGATCCCCCCACCCGACCCGAAGGCCACGGACGAGGACGCGGACCCGTACGCGGTCGCCCGCGCCGTCGTGCTGCGACTGCTCACCGGGGCGCCGAAGTCGCGCTCCGAGCTGGAGAAGGCGCTGCGCCGCAAGGGATGCCCCGACGACGTCGCGGCCGAGGTCCTCGACCGCTACGAGGAGGTCGGCCTGGTCGACGACGAGGCCTACGCCCAGACGTTCGTGCGGTCCAAGCAGGCCGGTCGGGGGTTGGCACGACGGGCCCTGTCGCACGAGCTGCGGAAGAAGGGCGTCGACGAGGAGCTCGCCCGGGCGGTCCTCGACGAGATCGATCCCGAGGACGAGCGTGCCCGCGCCCACGAGCTGGTGGAGAAGAAGCTGCGCTCGATGCACGGCCTGGACCGGGCCGTCCAGACGCGGCGCCTGGCCGGCATGCTCGCCCGCAAGGGGTACGGCCCGGAGGTGGCCCGTCTCGTCATCAACGAGGCGCTCGACGCCCAGCCCGAGCACCAGCGCGACTGA